The Equus quagga isolate Etosha38 chromosome 19, UCLA_HA_Equagga_1.0, whole genome shotgun sequence DNA segment CTGGAAAGAGCAGTAGCACAACCAAAGAAAAAGGTTTGTGTTTTGTTATTAATAGGTCCAGCTATGTCAATGTGTGAGTGCTTCTGTGGTGTAAATCTGTCTAATTTATCCAGGGTGAACTTTAGTAAAATAATCTTTCTGGCTCACAGCTTCAGTTGGTCTCTCTCTGGTTCCTTGCTacttttagaataaatgaaattactGGGTCTACAGTTCTCCATTTGACCCACTTTTTAGTAAAAGAAACCTCTTCCTCTCCACTTTTCCTTTAGCTCCAGGTTCATAAAAccagagaattttttaaaagtaatttttggaTAGGTAATACAAGAATATGGTTCAAAGTTCAAAAGATACAAAACAGTATTCAGTGAAAACTAAGTCATCCTTAGTTCCCCTCCCTAGAGGCAACCACAGCTACGTTTCATCTGCATCCTTCTGGAAATAttctatgtatttatgtatatattcttttttttttacaactggTAATTATGAaccttgcttctttcactcaacaatgCAGATAGTGATCCCAGAGAATTACATATAACTGAAAGGGTCTTCTAATCCTCACACTGTAAAAATAATGAGATTAACAGTTGAAGTTAAAATGATTTACCCAGAGTCACTTCAGATTTAGCAGCAGAATCAGGACCAGAAGCCAAGATTCTTTATATTCCAAGATTACCTGTCCAATAATTAGTTTGGGGTTGGGCAGTCACTGCGTGCATGCGGCCTCTGACTCCCCACTGAACTTGGAGGGCCTTTTGTTTCAATATGtcactctccctcctctgggtTAGGGTCTGAAATATATTCCAGGAAGACAATTTCACGGTTATCTACAAAGCTAATGTGGACATTAATTCTTACCACAGTAATAGCTGACCTGTAGTGAATGCTTATTGTATGCTTCACAACCAGCCTTTTGAGGAAAGTACTTGAAAAAAGTTCTGAAGGATGGTAACTATTAATATGTTCTATGTCAAAAAAATGattaccttattttatttaagtaaGCATTTCATCTTTGAAAGGGTCTGTACTTATCTAGTCCAACTCTTCCTATAATGACCTGACTTGTTCTCTCCTCCCAAGGCAGAATTAACCATTCATCGCCCTTCCACATGTACATACTACTATTCACTAAtcccaccaaactgaaatgattttttaaaaatttatccatcTTCCCTTTTAGACCATGAGTTTTATGACCTTTATTtccacaatgcctggcacatagtggatactcaataaatgcttactgaatTAACAgcctaaaaatgaaaatgaaaactaaaactggaagaaaattgaaaaaaaaaaaaaacagtgatctGCTTAAGTCGACAATGTATGAAGACCTCTGACAGAAGTTCTTACCAGTTAGGACACTTCATCACTGGCAATATTCCTAGACAGCGGTAATAACAAAGGTTACAAAGGAGATTACTgacagtgaaaaaaaataaaattctgacatTAGAAAAGGAATTCAGGGATTCCAGCCCCCTAAGGACATTTCTGATGGGGAGGAGTACTACTGTCATTTAGTTCCCTGAGGCCAGGAATGTCAAACATTCTGCAGTGCAGGGGACAGCCTCACTTAGAGACAGTGCTCTTTTTGAGACACAATGGCAATGTCCCATCAAATCTCATGTCCAATAGAATAGTTTTCTCATccatttaatttacaaaaattcaGATAtaagagcaaaacaaacaaacaaaaataataaagggagaaaaaaagactgaaaaagaaaaatgaatagtaTGGTATATGTGAGTATATGCTCCAGAGAGAATGGACAGGTGTGAATCTAGGGGTTTCCATAAGCCTCTCTTGGTGGGAACATCTCCAAGAGCCAACAGGATTACTAGTGTTTAAGACAGTACATGGTTTTCCCAAGTTTATGTTTATACAGGAGCTTTAAATGCCAGTCAACTGATGTTCAGCAGAAGACAGCGCTATTTTCTAACCAATGGAGGAGAAACTAGCTATGGCACTTGCTGAGAAATGAAATGTTGGTCTCAAACATGATGTTTTTCTAGGCTGATCACATCTCAAACGTGCTATTTGATGACTTTACCTAAATCTCCCCACTTGCCCATAAAACCTAACTGCTCTGTCTTCTGCATACTATGGTGCTCCATTTATTACTTAACTTTCCTTGGCCTGTTGGACATCCACTAGGTTATTAGTCTCTTTGTAACTGTGATTACTTACTATTTTAAGCCATATTATTCCTTGGAAAATCAAGTTAATATTAGTATTTTACTTAAACTTCAATAGAAAATGTTTATGCTGAAGaatattaagtattttttcctttgtttcagcTTGGGAGACGACTTGTCTATCGCTCAAAACCTCCATCTGGTAATAAACAAGAACTATTTTTAGTCAAGGATACGAGAACAAAATCACTagaggaagaatattttttcacTTGAATAGGAGCAGTAAGACATTTATTATCAGCATGTTTTAGGCATATTTTGTAGATTTGGTTTTCAGTAATGGCAATATTCTGCCCCATATGCTGGCCTATCCAATTTGAGGAAAACAGGCCCTTATTCTAAAGGTTATAGGATTGGGAATGGGAGTTATTTCCTTTGTTGAAGTCTTTTATTATCATATCCTAAGTATTATTCTATATAGCTAAACATTTGTATCTATACTTTGAGTTGTCCCAGTTGGGGATATCAATCCAAAGTTACTTTACTGATGTAACTATATGTTGAATGGCCATTAAAGTGTAATAATGGCATTCTCTGACAACATGAGACTTTaaatgatctattttttttttcaaccagtCCACAGGAAAGttcatagtatatattttatcactGTGGAGTATACATTTTAACAatgtataaaatatctaaaagGTTTTGAGGAgtttaaaacttaaatgaaaaccACTAGATTATGTTCTCAGAACATAACTGTAAGACTGGTTTGTAATTCACAGCTAAGGAATTCTGCCCAGAAAACTTAATTCTGTTAAGTGAACAAACCATACACCTTCAGCCCAAATGTCAGTTCACAATTTCTGTTGTACTCTATATCCACAATCATTATTTCAGGTGATGTTTCAATTTTAGCTATAATATGTACATGATTTAGCTTACATTGATAGAGAATTAACATGTAATTTGTTGACtactaagtaaaataatacagtttatattaattctaagaaaatatttaactttatacaTGTCAAAAGTAACAAAAGTGGCtcaaaagtaacaaaaagaaaactcagttgCTTTTAAAAGGTCTCAGTTAATATATAATTACAAGAAAAGGGTTGAAATTCACcttcataaacatttataaagcacggaaataattttcccttatagaaaaaaacagagtattgggctgaaaaaagaaaaccaacttgATTGAAGTTAAGTGGCTTTTAAAGCATTAGTTCTGTGAAGAATCTTTCAATTGTTTCAACATTTGAGCTCTGCatgtaaatatttgaatatgaCTAGTTCACAAGTCaagttgaaaaacaaacaaatctttattgtctagaaatatatataaaaacattccCCACAAAACATGCTATTCTCTCATTtccccatcttcttcctcttcttcaacaCCCCTgatataaaggacattattacACCTGTAAATAGAAAAACAGTCCATTTTGTTGTTCCAATCGAAAACCATATAAGATCTGAATTACTACTactagatttttttcattatagaaaTACTGACTGCTAAATTTACaatgcatcatttctttttttctaaaaaaaagttATACCACTGGCTTGTTAAAAAGCATAtggcactttattttttttaccatgtgGTTGTCATAAAATGGCATCTCTCTGATCTCGCAAAGAGAATAATGACTAGAATTTGGAAGTGTGAAGCTAGTTCtagaaaatgaggataacaaaAATCCCCAACAGCAGCCAGACCCAACTAAAATTCAAAACCAAGCGTCTGCAACTAAAAACACTGAAGAAGGTTATAGCTAAGAGCTGGAAAGTTTAATATCAACACTAGAAAAATCTTAAGGATGAATAGCtccaaaaaatttaaatcttctttgtcaagtttaaaaatttcaaagactCTTGAAGTCTAGGTGTAGAATATTaaattaatagttattttaaaaaagtaattctgAAATTGAGGTACTAATTAGATTATTTAAATATAGGTATTTCTAATGCTCACCAGTAACTCCTTACATAtactactgccattttgttaccttatTAAAACTTCACCCAGATGTCCAGACAATGCTCCATCTATGTATTCTTCTGTGTTTGCaagctttaaataaaagaaaatatattagtatAATTATACAGGAGGAAATAGTATAACACACCTAATACTGGTGAGAGAACTTATTACCTGAGATCTTTCTATACCAAGAACTCACATTTATCTATAATAATTAGAAGATTAGCTCTTTATTACTACTGTAGTACTTTTTGGTTTCATATAAACATTTGGTAAAGTTAACACTGATGTATGTAGAACTAATATATAATAAAGCTTCtttcaacataattttttaaatctctcagtTATGTaatatttcctttcattaaaCATTAAAGCAATGTCAAGGAAGACGGTCctaaatttatgaataaattgtggttaaaaagttttccaaaaattcAGTTCTAAAGAACCAGACATTAACCTTTCTCAGAGTAATAATGTTACATCATATTGAGGAACTCAATGGGTATAAAACCTACGGTTAAAATACCAAATACTTTGATATTAGTCAACAACCAaaccaaagaactgaaaaagaatttttttaaaaaattatatgctaaTAATAAACAGCAAAACACAAGTTCTTAAGAGAGGTTAACAATTAAGAGTGACTGTATAGTTATTTTGGGGAACTCTATTATTTCTAATGTTACATCAAAATGTTTAGCTTTCCTTCTACATATAGGTAATAAACtttacttgtaatttttaaaaatcacaatcaGTGCTATCTGGGActcacaaaagaaataaacagcagagaaaggagagagggaagtttCCTTCATTAAATGGGCAAGTGGCAAAGGGAAAGAACAACAGGGCTTACAGCGGATGTGAGATAAGGCATTTAAAACACGTTAATGAATTAACACTGCTACTGCATGTTTTTCCCTctcacacagaaaacaaaagtaatcTCCTATACCCAAAGGATATGGTTTGTCTGAAACGTGTGGTTGTTGAGATAATTAGTTTTGCATGTAACAGCTCCCAGAAATAAGATATTAACATcaagtaactttttttaaagtaattactttTAGCAGCTGTTCACCAACATTTAACTGGTTTCTAAATTATACAACAATCCTCCAAAGGCCTTctatcacattttaaataa contains these protein-coding regions:
- the SNRPF gene encoding small nuclear ribonucleoprotein F, producing the protein MSLPLNPKPFLNGLTGKPVMVKLKWGMEYKGYLVSVDGYMNMQLANTEEYIDGALSGHLGEVLIRCNNVLYIRGVEEEEEDGEMRE